TGCCCACCGGAAGGCCGGCCACCACACCCAGCGCGGCGTCCGGAAACCCCAGCATCGCTGCGGCCAGCGCCTCGCCAAGCCCGATGACGGCCAGAAGCCACGTGCGCTCACGGATGAGCCTGTTCACGGCCGCCACCCTGTACCATGTACGCCGCGCGCACGCCCATCCCTTTGCAACCTGAAGAAGCGCGATCCCCGTTCACTCCGGCGGGCCGTGCCGCCGCCGGCCGCTCTTTGATTCGAGCCGGATGACTTCCCGAATCAGCGAGTACAGCGACACCCCGATCGCAAGCAGCACGCCGGTCAGGCCCAGCCACGGCGCCGTGCCCCAGCGGCGATCCAGGTAGTTGCCGCCCAGCGCCCCCACAATCAGGGCCGCAGCCGTGTTGAAGCCCCAGGAAAGCAGAGTAGCGTAACGGATCAAATCAGCCCAGGGCGAACGGTCCGGCTTGCGGCCCTTAGGCCCTTGCGCCACGGCAACTCTCCCTGCGAGGCCGCCGCATGACAGCGCGGCATATTATACTGAAAGCTTCTCCTAATTGCAACGCTTTTCACCATCCCTGCCGCCGACGCCCCGCTCCCGGCCCGGCGGCCGGGGCTCAAACGGGTCGGGGCCGGTGCTGGACAAGCCCAGAGCGTGCTTGAGTGCCTGGACGATGCGCTGAGAAGCCTTGCCGTCCCCGTACGGGTTGACGGCCCTTGCCATCCGGTCGTAGGCTGTGCGGTCTTCCAGCAGGCGGCTGGCCTCGGCGACGATGCGATCCGTATGGGTACCGACCACCCGGGCGCAGCCGGCCTCCACGCCTTCGGGGCGCTCGGTTACCTGGCGCAGGACCAGTACCGGTTTGCCTAGAGCCGGCGCTTCCTCTTGAAGGCCCCCCGAGTCGGTGAGCACGAGGCAGGCGGCTTTCAGCAGCGGCACGAACGAAGGATAGTCGGGCGGGTCGAGCAGCACCACCCGCTCGCTTCCGCCCAGCTCTTCGAGGGCCACGCTCCGCACCGCCGGGTTTGGATGCACGCTCACCACCACGGCGATGTCCGGGAATCGCCGCGCCAGTTCCCGGAGGGCCCGGTAAACGGCCCGGTGGGGCTCGCCCCAGCTCTCCCGCCGGTGGGTCGTTACGAGCACCAGCCGGCGGCCCATCTCGAGATGGCGCCGGACCTGCTCCTGCTCCACGGGGCCGCTTGCCTGGGCGGCCGCCAGCAGCGCATCGATCACCGTGTTACCGGTGAGCCAGATCCGCTCGCGGGCCACCCCTTCGCGCTCCAGCCGCTCGGCCGCCCGGCGGGTCGGGGCGAAGTGCCAGCGCGCAAGCACAGAGGTCAGCCGGCGGTTGATCTC
This genomic stretch from Bacillota bacterium harbors:
- a CDS encoding AtpZ/AtpI family protein gives rise to the protein MAQGPKGRKPDRSPWADLIRYATLLSWGFNTAAALIVGALGGNYLDRRWGTAPWLGLTGVLLAIGVSLYSLIREVIRLESKSGRRRHGPPE
- the wecB gene encoding UDP-N-acetylglucosamine 2-epimerase (non-hydrolyzing) — translated: PVFGTRPEAIKLAPVIKALEAAPEFEVRPAVTGQHREMLDQVLRVFGLHPVADLALMEHNQSLTHITCASLSGLDELFERHRPGVVLVQGDTTTTFAASLAAFYHRIPVGHVEAGLRTGDPYQPFPEEINRRLTSVLARWHFAPTRRAAERLEREGVARERIWLTGNTVIDALLAAAQASGPVEQEQVRRHLEMGRRLVLVTTHRRESWGEPHRAVYRALRELARRFPDIAVVVSVHPNPAVRSVALEELGGSERVVLLDPPDYPSFVPLLKAACLVLTDSGGLQEEAPALGKPVLVLRQVTERPEGVEAGCARVVGTHTDRIVAEASRLLEDRTAYDRMARAVNPYGDGKASQRIVQALKHALGLSSTGPDPFEPRPPGRERGVGGRDGEKRCN